The Methylomusa anaerophila genome has a segment encoding these proteins:
- the hydG gene encoding [FeFe] hydrogenase H-cluster radical SAM maturase HydG yields the protein MINNAERTSDAFINDPLIHELLTDAVTKAQDKELVRSIIEKARHYHGLTAAEVAILLEVSDSELNKEMFAAAAAVKQVIYGTRVVLFAPLYISSFCVNNCTYCGYRSGNEEQLRRRLTRDEIKEEVEILESLGHKRLAVEAGEDPVNCDIDYVIDSIRQIYSVNNGNGSIRRVNVNIAATTVEEYGKLKEAGIGTYILFQETYHRPTYAILHPTGPKSDYNWHTTAMDRAMQAGIDDVGIGVLYGLYNYKYETVATFLHADHLEKTFGVGPHTISVPRLRPASGMDVEKFPYLVSDDDFKKIIAIIRLAVPYTGMILSTRESGELRDELIRYGISQISAGSCTGVGGYHQTYKEPGGNSHNNGMQFETDDNRSPNEITAMLCKQGFIPSYCTACYRQGRTGDRFMKLAKSGEIQNVCLPNALLTFKEYLIDYADPATQEAGEAAIDKHLASIPQENIRGETVKRLKQIENGTRDLYF from the coding sequence ATGATCAATAATGCTGAGCGAACTTCGGATGCCTTTATCAATGACCCGTTAATCCATGAGTTATTAACTGATGCCGTAACCAAAGCTCAAGATAAGGAACTCGTACGTTCCATTATTGAGAAAGCGCGTCATTATCATGGATTAACTGCGGCTGAGGTGGCCATATTGCTGGAAGTGAGTGATTCTGAACTAAATAAAGAGATGTTTGCCGCTGCCGCCGCAGTGAAACAAGTAATCTACGGGACGCGGGTGGTCTTGTTTGCTCCTCTTTATATATCAAGCTTCTGTGTCAACAATTGTACCTACTGCGGTTACCGGTCCGGCAATGAAGAGCAGCTCCGCCGCCGCCTCACCCGGGATGAAATTAAGGAAGAAGTGGAAATTCTCGAATCCCTCGGTCATAAACGACTTGCCGTGGAAGCAGGCGAAGACCCGGTAAACTGCGATATTGATTACGTTATTGATTCTATCCGCCAAATCTATAGCGTCAATAACGGTAACGGCAGTATCCGCCGGGTTAACGTAAATATTGCCGCAACCACCGTCGAAGAATACGGTAAACTGAAAGAAGCAGGCATTGGCACCTATATTCTGTTCCAAGAAACCTATCACCGGCCAACCTATGCCATCCTTCATCCCACCGGTCCCAAGTCCGATTATAATTGGCATACAACGGCGATGGACAGGGCAATGCAAGCAGGTATTGACGATGTAGGTATCGGCGTGCTGTATGGTCTTTATAACTACAAATACGAAACTGTTGCTACGTTTTTGCACGCCGACCATCTGGAAAAAACATTCGGGGTTGGTCCCCATACCATATCCGTACCCCGTTTGCGCCCCGCCTCCGGTATGGACGTTGAAAAATTCCCTTATTTAGTGAGTGACGACGATTTTAAGAAAATAATTGCAATCATTCGCTTAGCTGTGCCTTACACCGGTATGATCCTGTCAACACGTGAATCTGGCGAACTTAGAGATGAACTCATCCGCTACGGAATATCCCAAATAAGTGCCGGCTCCTGTACCGGCGTCGGCGGCTATCACCAGACTTACAAAGAACCGGGTGGTAACAGTCATAACAACGGTATGCAATTTGAGACAGACGATAACCGCTCTCCTAATGAAATCACCGCCATGTTGTGCAAACAGGGATTCATCCCTTCTTACTGCACCGCCTGCTACCGCCAGGGCCGCACCGGGGACAGATTCATGAAACTGGCGAAAAGCGGTGAAATTCAAAATGTTTGCTTGCCAAATGCCTTATTGACCTTCAAAGAATATCTTATTGATTATGCAGATCCTGCCACCCAAGAAGCCGGTGAAGCCGCAATCGATAAACACCTCGCCTCAATCCCCCAAGAAAACATTCGCGGCGAAACTGTCAAGCGGCTTAAACAAATTGAGAATGGGACCCGTGACCTGTACTTCTAA
- a CDS encoding TM1266 family iron-only hydrogenase system putative regulator, which produces MVNRLGVVGIVISDPKQVVEKINAILSSYSHIIVGRMGIPRPEQKVSVIALIIEGSTDEIGALTGKLGNLAGVVVKSALTARQTAAKGEKVNDQ; this is translated from the coding sequence ATGGTGAACCGACTGGGTGTTGTGGGCATTGTGATTAGCGATCCCAAACAGGTAGTAGAAAAAATAAACGCCATCCTCAGCAGTTATAGCCATATCATTGTTGGCCGTATGGGAATCCCCCGGCCGGAGCAAAAGGTTAGTGTCATCGCGCTCATTATCGAAGGAAGCACGGATGAGATTGGCGCCTTAACAGGTAAACTTGGCAACCTTGCCGGTGTTGTTGTTAAATCAGCCCTTACTGCCAGACAGACGGCGGCCAAGGGGGAAAAAGTAAATGATCAATAA